Below is a window of Thermodesulfobacteriota bacterium DNA.
GATGCGTGTGCGTGATGCGTGATGCGGAAAAAACCTTTTAAACACGTATAACGGTTTCCGAGGAGGAGAAGGATGTTCAGTGGTTCATTTACGGCGCTCGTCACTCCGTTTAAGGACGGAAAGGTCGACGAAGGGGCGCTCAAGAAATTAATCGAATTCCAGATAGAACGTGGGACCAACGGGCTCGTGCCCTGCGGCACAACGGGCGAGTCGGCTACGCTCAGCCACGACGAGCATAACCGCATAATAGACCTGACCATAGAGA
It encodes the following:
- a CDS encoding dihydrodipicolinate synthase family protein, encoding MFSGSFTALVTPFKDGKVDEGALKKLIEFQIERGTNGLVPCGTTGESATLSHDEHNRIIDLTIE